A segment of the Salminus brasiliensis chromosome 5, fSalBra1.hap2, whole genome shotgun sequence genome:
TGTGTCTACTTGACATCGACCAGGAGCCCATTACAGCACGCAACACCAGCATCATCTGCACCATCGGTAAGTTGGATAGTTAGTCCTGTGACTGGCCTGTAGGGGTAGAAATATTGACTaattttctgtctttctcctgCTGTGCTGCCTGCTGGCAGGTCCGGCATCCCGCTCTGTTCCAAAGCTGCAGGAAATGGTGAAGGCTGGAATGAACATTGCTCGTCTCAATTTTTCCCATGGCAGTCACCAGGTCTGTAcatatgtgtatgtgagtgtgggtgcatgtgtgtttgttaaAGCACATCACGGTTAGAAACTgttgtctctatctctctatcgctctctctctctctgtctttctctctcagtaccATGGTGAGACAATCCGTAACATTCGGGAAGCGGTGGAGACTTTGACATCTGACCCACTGTGCTACCGACCTGTGGCCATCGCCTTGGACACCAAAGGGCCAGAAATTCGCACTGGGCTGGTGCAAGGGGTAagtagtgtgggtgtgtgaatgCATGCGATTGCCTGTGTCTGCATGTGTATGCATTCACGTTCTCCTAGATGCTCCGTAAGTAGTGGTGCTGGTTCTCTATGTATTCAGGACAGAATAGGGTGTAACTCAGAAGGGTTCAAGGTAAAGTTGGGGGTGCGAGTTCAATATAACACTTAACTCAAACACTGTTTTGAAGGTGTTGGACTATAAATGCAGTCTGACAAATTCCAAGTAATCCATAGCTCTAAGTAATCCAAAAAACACAGGTGAAAGCTAAAAACACAGAGAGGACCTGGGCAAAACCAAAAGAGTAATCCAAGACTGACCACAAGGTTTCAAACCTAGGGAAGCTACATGTAAAGACCTTGGGGTAATGGCTTTTTCTTTAAAGTCCATGGAGCAGTTTCACGCATGGTGTGGTGGACAACATGTCGCCTGGGTTTTACGGCGTTGCAGCATTCAGGGATGTCAGCTAAATTGGGAGCTAAAGTGATTTCTTTAGTGGCAATAAGCAAAGACAGTCAGCGCTCATGGCACCAGGTGATGATTTTATTCTAGGTCCGTTAAATAAAGGGGTTATGTAAGTGCAGCAATAGCAGAACCTCGATTATGGGAGGACAAACAGTGTTATTGATTCATGATGGCATGCCCCTACAGTAAATTGGATGggtagtgtaatgtgtgtgaCACATCCAGTTCCTAAGGGTCTCTTATTCAGGCCACGCACTTGCAGAGTCACAGTTAGATCTCACAGCACTAACTTCAGCTGTTTGTCCACCTTATGATCTCTAAAGATGCCTGTGGATCCAGGAGTCTAGGAGGGCTGGGAAGGATACCAAGGCACtagggtagagagagacagatcgGTGTAACTCTGTGCCAAGAACCAGTGTTATTGCACTGAGCACTGGAATTCCACATGGAAGTAGGTCTTGTCTGAATAATGAAAATTTGCCCAATTGAAAATCTTTTTTGGAATGGTTGTTGAAACACCTGTGAGATTTGACTGCGGAAGAATGCTGAGAAAATACATGGGGTGTTGGGATTGATGTTTTCAATACATTGTGATCTCAGCCCAGGGAGAGGCCAAGTCACGTGACTGGAGGGCCGTGCGAagctcagagacacacacacacacacagcagtgcgaGTCATCCCAAATGTGTTTTATTACACATAAGTGCACATGTCACACCCAAAACACTACTTCTCTAAACCTGAGTGGGAGTCACTGTGATGGCTCTTTACTCCGTGGCTGAGAGGATAGCATTCTCTTGAGTAACTCTTGCTCCTTAGCCAAGAGAGTTACGTTCTCTCTCTTGTGCTGCAGAGAGTGGAGCTTTTTAAGCTGCTGGGAGCTCCTTCCTAAGAAGCTGCAGCTATCTGTAATCAGGGGATGGGCTCCCAGCACACACTGGAGAGAGAAATGGCAAATCCACCTTCCCTACCAACACTACATGTGATATTGTGTTCCTCAAAAGTTTGCAAATCAGCATAAAAACCATGCACATTTGTTGCAAATATTTAATGTAAGCTCAGAGTTAGGTGTACCCTGAGCTTTGATATAAGGTTATGCATGCCCAGAAGAGCATGTTCAACTATGCTATAAAATTCTTCTTAGCAAATAAGCAAGTTTAGGgctttgggcacccctggtcacaatttctgttactgtgaatactGTGAAGTGTAATATTTTCAGCAGTACTTTTATATTTCACagtttttttgtacagttttcaaataaaaaaaataaaagaacagaGCATGAATCACTTAGTAACATCCCTTTTGGCAAGTGTAATTGTATGAATGCCTTTTTAGCATTCATACAATCTTTTAGTTCTTGATTTGGGAGATTTTTGACAATTTTTCCTTGCAAAGGTCATTTAGTTCTGAGCAGTTGCTGCACTGCTCTATtttgctgatatttacagaatttGCTAACATTTAATTGGATGTATTTTCAATCTACCAGTAAAATGTTGCCTGTATCACTGGCATTAATACGCCCAAAGCATGATTAATCCACTCCTGTGCTCAACATTTagagaggtgttcttttttaTAAAATTCTCAATTTATGCAATTGTCAGGAGGAGCAAATCAGCCTCAAAATCAGCCTAATTATCCTGTAGCGTGAGTCCGTCCtcagctattcacagtaacatatattataaatatatatatggatatatgtgttatatatacATTCACAGTACTCATTTATCAACCCAAGGGTGATACacatattataataaaacaaagtAAACCAAATGACAAAATAAAGATAGCAGTTTACATACAGGTGCAGAAGTAGGTTTGGGTGATctgataaaaatataaatacatatacatataactATTTTGTCACAATACTTGATATTTTCACAATACATAATATTTATACACCTCatcgcagacaaaatgcatcagtattCTTACAGATTCTTAAATAATACTattaaaaaatactgaaaacagTGAGATTTATTCTAaatgtgctgctcttcatccaattaaacctGGCTAATTACAgtgtaataaaatgtgcagttgaTCTGTGTTCTTTAACCACATATATCCTCGATGGCTataagaaaagcatattgtgtatcacggtaataaaatgtgttgcgatacgataaaatatcatcatattgcccaaccTAATGCAGCAGtgcacattattattttatataaaacttTCTTTTAAACTATGAATTCTTTTAAGCTTACTAAGACTTTTCCTGTGTTTCCTTTTTTGTGAAACAAGACCATTTACAAGTCTTTAATGCataaaatgtgtttgttggTCTCAGAGTGCAGAGGGTGAGGTGAAACTGGAGCGTGGGGCACTGGTGAAGGTGGTAACAGGGGAAGCAGAGCGGGACAGGACGGACGGTACTCTGGTGTGGGTAGATTACCCCAGCCTACCATGCGTGGTACAGCAAGGCAGCAGGATCTACATAGACGATGGACTCATCGCTCTTACAGTTCTGGAGATAGGTacctcacacacttacacacacatacactccacCTTCTCTCATTTGCTGTATTTTGGTTCATTTTTGTGCACACTGAACTGAATATTGATAAGTTAAATGGGAGCATGAGTAAGCATCTAACACTGAGGGCCAGTTGTTGTACGTGCCTGAGAAGGTGTGACTTGTTGCAAACAGTGCATGCTCTCAACACATCTGAAATTAATGTGGACTTCAGGAAGGCTGTAGCTAATCTGGGGGAAACGGGAACAAGAGTAGTATGTAGGAATGTAGTTTGTTCCCCACCAAAACATTCAATAAGGGTGTAatttaacactgtaaaaaagtattgaaaagaattgagaaaacaatCACGTGGACTGTGAGAGCATCTACAATTGATTTATCTCTCATTTTGAGACACTACCTCTGATTTACACCTTGCTTTATGAGGCAAAAATGGTCAGCAGTAGTCGACTTATCCTTTGCATCATATGGAATATATAATTAACACTTCCAGTATCTCTGCTCATGTCTGTACTATTCTCCTGTGTCTTGCACAATCCTTCTGCATATGTACATGTATGAGTGATAGAACAGCATTTAGTGTTTTTCCATGTACATGCCTCAAGTGCTGCACATTTGAGCTTGCAAgctagttttatatatataatgcatgaTCGGACTACATCCTATTTGCACCTGAAACTACTGCAAAAGCCTTATCCACActcctcaagtcaagtcaggaggctttattgtcatttcagctctgtaccaGCACACGGTAaaatgaaattatatttttatttttttatacatttttatttttccagaaaggtgcaacatggaacaaaacGAGAACCATattacagtacaggacagactgcagtaGACAATGCAATAAATACGACTCAATATAgattgtacactgtacagactAAAGTATTAGACACCTCTTTAGTGTTTTATCCCTCTTGCCACCTGGCATTGgacatagtgccaataggtttgtgtttatcggctccagagagtcctttacTATTGACAATACATCTCCACAGGGatgagacaagctgtgtgtgtgtcagcaatgagtttaactttaagtagctgagtgcattcattggaaggtttgtctacaaacatttggacatatagtgtacatatgtatattgTACCCATGTATGCTGACATATCtaaacattcaaacaaaaaaGGAATTTGGACAACCTGTAATGTTGACTAAGGAGTGGCATATTTCCTAACAAAATTGGACTTACCCACTGAAAATTTGACGCCCTAACAGTGGGAGAGCTCTCCAGTCTATCTTGACACATCCGTTACATCCGTCTGCTGATCTGCTTCCTCCAATCTAATAAGACCACTTTCAATTGGCTGTTTTAATCCTGTGCTACCAAAACGAAACAAGGGAAATAACATGATTACTACAGtacctccatccatccatccatctgtcttcTTATCCATTTCTTTTTAGTCAGGGTTGTGGTAGGTCCAGAACTACAGGAATACACGCAACAAAGCATCAGTCCATCGCATTATTAAAGTTATACCATAATTTAATTACGAacatgttgtttttattaaaaaattagCTAAACGCTGCAGAGGTCTTACTGTAGATCATAAATCATTAGGCCTTCTCTCCAGCTCATTACTTAAACCCttaaaagaaacaacaacaagaaaacaGTGAAGAAAAAGCTTAGAAACACCAGTGAGGGGATTGCTTTTCACAGCACTATTTACAGGcacacatttatttatgcattacCATCTTAAATCACACGTATATGTCTGCCAGCTCTCCATGCAAAAGATGTTTCACTCTCAAAATCATTTTCttgtgtaaataaaaaaaaaatacatcaacAAGCAACACTGGCATGTCTTCATGTAGACACAAGCTGCTCTGTCTCTGTGCTGCAGGTGATGGGTGGGTGAACACTCGTGTGGAGAATGGGGGTACCCTGTGTAGCCGGAAAGGTGTGAACCTGCCGGGGGTGGAGTTAGTGAACCTTCCTGCAGTGAGTGAGCGGGACCAGGCGGACCTGCAGTTCGGAGTGGATCAGGAAGTGGACATGGTCTTCGCCTCCTTCATTCGCTGTGCAGAGGACGTGCGCGCAGTGCGCCACGCACTCGGACCCAAGGGCAAAGACATCAAAGTCATCAGCAAGGTGGAGAGCAGACAAGGAGTGCAGAAGTAAGTCGCTGACCAATTCTTATAAACCCAAAATGCAAACCCCAGCTCCAGCTGATCTAATAGCACTCTTAAATTACAGGGTTAACCAAAGTTGCAGTTTTTTAGTATAAGAAATTAACCAGTGCAAGTAGTTAAGCCAGATGGAGCCTAACTTTCCCAAGAGATACGTCCTTAATAACAACAGAATtatatgtgtattattatttattaacattcatttctgttattttgaaAAGTATGGGCTCTGTTTTCATGGCCTGGGAGCAGTTTGACTGTAAACGGGCAGAGTTGTGTCCTGCAGGAAATTTGTATGCACTCATAATCATAAGACATTGCTCATGTTGAAAACCCCGCATGGCTCATTTGTAGCCGCCGCTGTAAGTTTAAAAACCTGTGTGACGGGAGTCTGAAGGGTATTCTGCAttttatagatttatagatCCTTTATGTTGTAAGGTGTAGGTCTGTTGCCGTGCAGTGTGCAAGAATGGACATAAAAAGAGTGAgggctgtgcgtgtgtgtgtgtgtgtgtgtgtgtgtgtgttttgttctgtgtgtgtgggtgaaagCATCAATGATAGATGTTGGCGTTATGTGGCTGTAGTAGTTATGTATTCTGCATGTAGTACTATATATAAACCTACATgtctctcttactgtctctgtgtcactgtctctcactcactcgcaCTCTGTTCCCTCAACCCGCTTCTGTCTTGCTATTCTATtccctccatcactctctctctctctctctctctctctctttctctctctctctctctctgtctctgtgtcatTGTGTCTATTCTATTCTCACAACccactctccccctctctctccctctctttcttactttctctctctatctctctctctctctctctcgctgtagTTTTGATGAGATCCTGAAGGAGAGTGACGGAGTGATGGTTGCCCGTGGCGATCTGGGCATTGAGATTCCGGCAGAGAAAGTTTTCATTGCGCAGAAGATGATGATTGGGCGCTGCAACTCGGCAGGAAAACCAGTCATCTGCGCTACACAGGTTGCATACACAACCAAAAACAACTCtcactgcaaaacacacacacacttaaatacagtccatatatgtaatatttgttatttgtaatatatatgtattatgtcTTATGTGAATCATCCTAATGGTATGTTTAGTTCACTACTGAATCAGGATTGCAAAGAGGAACTTGTATGCAGAGATCGTACACATGGTCTTGTCAGATTGTTTGCTGTTGTGCCTGTGTGTACTGTGATGATGTGATTAGACTGAAATGCTGACTGAAAGTTTTACTGTCTGTGACTCCTGTACAAGTGTCAGCTGAGCTACAGAAGTATAATCATGTTTTCCACTCACagacacatgctcacacacacatacacacacagagagacacaaatCCCCCTAGTCTTACAATGcatacacctgcacacacacacacacaaagacactcACACGATTTACCTGCAGCAATGTTGAGTCAGTGTGCTTTATCGCTCTCTTAACAAAGTGCCTTATGTGGCCTGACAGCCTTATAGCAGGGCTACAGCAGAACctaagtatgtgtgtatgtgtatagttaCTGGAGAGTTTTATAACGATATACTTTATTagtctcctttcaccctgttcatcCATGGTGAGGACCTCACAGGACCATCACAGAGCAGGTctttttttgggtggtgggtcattctcagaaCTCAAGAAAATGACCCATctcccaaataatacctgctgaGTGGTGGTCCTGTGAAGTCCTGAGCATTGAGGAACAGGGAGAAAGGAGGCTTACAAAGTAttcagaaaaaaatgcagaacaACTGCCtgtttcacattatgtcaaatgtgccaaaaaatggagatacaagatttttatacaacagttctctctctctctctctctctctctctctatatatatatatatatatatatatatatatatatatatatatatatataagaaccCTTGTCCTAGCATTAAAACAACCATTAAAAACAGGCGGGATAATTGTGTGATTTTTATTGATTACTCAACTTATTATTTAACATACAAAACCTCTTTATGTCATAATCCTCATAACATAAGATacaagaaaatgaatgaataaatatagaaGAAAAACATTCATACATTTGCAGCAATTACATGTGGAGGCAAAATGAGCTGGGAAACATATCGTAATGGGTGAAAGTAGTGGGAGGAGGTTGGAAAGAAAACCCTTCCCCATGGCCATTAAAGGGTTCTACAAATAGACCGAGCCCTAGGCTGAAAAAAAGACCAGAAGCCACAATGTCTGAATTACAGTTCCCAGCTCTTAAGTGTTTCTATCTGTACTTATAGCAGGCGGCCTTTcatctgtcttcttttttgttgttttcaagAGGAGTTGGCATACTAGTATCTATGGGCGTAAGTACCAGCCGATATTAGCAGAAAATGCTGTGCTGAACCAATTCAGTCCAATCCCGCAACAGCCTGGGatatcacacactcacaatgtGTGATCTCTATTCAAGCTGTTTGGGCCCAAATTTttaacattgtgtgtgtgtgtgtgtgtgtgtgtgtatagatgttGGAGAGCATGGTGTCACATGCTCGGCCGACCCGCGCTGAGAGCAGTGATGTGGCAAATGCTGTGCTGGATGGAGCCGACTGTGTTATGCTGTCAGGGGAAACAGCTAAGGGACGCTTCCCCGTAGAGGCTGTGGCCATGATGCACTCAGTAGGTTTGCAtcagtatctgtgtgtgtgcttgtgcctAGCTGTTGTCATGTgtacatatgtatgtgtgtcttaATAATGACTCAAATCTGATTATGTAAACACTCCTCATTTGTCTCGCTCCTTCATTCTCTCAGATTAGTCGGGAGGCAGAAGCAGCTatattccatcagcagctcttTGAGGAGTTGAGGCGTTTGACTCCTTTGAGTCTGGACCCCACGGAGGTCACAGCGATCGGAGCTGTAGAGTCGTCCTTCAAATGCTGTGCAGGAGCCATCATCGTCCTCACCACCACCGGCAGGTACGCAGACCACCATGTGTTATTGTTTACATTACTACTTAATGGTAACACTCACTGGTTTCTCACTGTTGGAAGTACACACTTTGCTTTGATCCTGTTTTTTGGTCTTGTCTCCTCAGGTCCGCTCAGCTGCTGTCTCGTTACCGTCCACGCTGTCCCATCATCGCTGTGACCAGAAACGCTCAGGTGGCCCGTCAGTCTCAGCTGCTGCGAGGGGTTTTCCCCGCCATCTTTCACATCCCATCCAGAGAGGTCTGGGCAGACGATGTGGACGACCGTGTCACCTTCGGCATGGacataggtgtgtgtgtgtgtgtgtgtgaaggtgtttAGGTGTTTGTATTGCTGTGCACACATTTTAATTTTGGGTGGGTTatgcttaaaaatatatacacaacgcatctaatatttggttaaattagcaagttgcaccttgaccaggTGCTTTTGGTTTTACTAACTTCTAGCAGAATTCTGGTTGATTATTTGACCGCTCTTCTTGCAGGCTGGTCTCATGAGGAAGTAATTTCAGGATTAATACGATGTGTACTGAATGTAGTTCAACTCTCATGCACGTGCACACATTACTGATGCAACCCAGAAAAGGCAGAAGTTAAACACTTCGAACAAagaatgttacaaagcagccGGTGAAATTttataacctaaacctacagcTAAACGTTTAGTGGTGGcttaggcagtggtggcttagcggttagagcgccgggttgtcgattacaaggttgtgggttcgatgttgggcccttgagcaaggccctttaccctctctgctccccgggcgctggagttggctgcccatcgctctgggtgtgtgtgtactcactggccctagttcactagttcactagtgtgtccCCCCCCCCAGAGCATCACGATAtcatgatgaaaatatatatttaaaaaataaattgcataataaaacaaaatggttatttttaatattattatttttttcatagttGTTACACCATAACTAGGTTGGCTGTCACTTCTGGACAAATGCAGATAAGCGCTGCTTGGGTGGTCGGTAAAGGCCCGGGTGCTTCAGcatattgcacaatatctctctctggGCAAATgactgcaaaaagaaaaaacatctgtTCAAAAACCAAC
Coding sequences within it:
- the pklr gene encoding pyruvate kinase PKLR, whose amino-acid sequence is MALPDSFIQKQQLDASMADTFLEHLCLLDIDQEPITARNTSIICTIGPASRSVPKLQEMVKAGMNIARLNFSHGSHQYHGETIRNIREAVETLTSDPLCYRPVAIALDTKGPEIRTGLVQGSAEGEVKLERGALVKVVTGEAERDRTDGTLVWVDYPSLPCVVQQGSRIYIDDGLIALTVLEIGDGWVNTRVENGGTLCSRKGVNLPGVELVNLPAVSERDQADLQFGVDQEVDMVFASFIRCAEDVRAVRHALGPKGKDIKVISKVESRQGVQNFDEILKESDGVMVARGDLGIEIPAEKVFIAQKMMIGRCNSAGKPVICATQMLESMVSHARPTRAESSDVANAVLDGADCVMLSGETAKGRFPVEAVAMMHSISREAEAAIFHQQLFEELRRLTPLSLDPTEVTAIGAVESSFKCCAGAIIVLTTTGRSAQLLSRYRPRCPIIAVTRNAQVARQSQLLRGVFPAIFHIPSREVWADDVDDRVTFGMDIGKARGFFKSGDMVIVVTGWSPGSGHTNIMRAVTAS